The sequence below is a genomic window from Gossypium hirsutum isolate 1008001.06 chromosome A11, Gossypium_hirsutum_v2.1, whole genome shotgun sequence.
TTCTTGATTCAGGTTCGGAGACGACCAAGTTCGGCTTCGGTGGTTACGAGCAGCCCCTTTGCCCCAAACCTCGCCGTGTCGGACCCGTCGTTCCCGAGTTTCTCAAGCCCCTCAGTTGTACCAAACACAGGTTGGTTTCAATTTCATTgccatgttttatttaattttcattacaTTGGCTAATTTGGCCTCTCATGTAAATCATCATCAGCGAACTCAACACTGATGGGAGAAGTGGAGTTCTGAACATAATTGCTGAGACGGTAAGGATTTTCATtcatcaaaatataaatatatatacacatatatgtttCATAGATTACTAATAGTATCACATGATCTTAGACAAATGATGGAAGAGAATCGGCATGCACGGGGTATTCCCCATCTTGCTATGCAGG
It includes:
- the LOC107958343 gene encoding uncharacterized protein; the protein is MQHLPVKSNLLDSGSETTKFGFGGYEQPLCPKPRRVGPVVPEFLKPLSCTKHSELNTDGRSGVLNIIAETTNDGRESACTGYSPSCYAGSPPGRTGNPLVHDVNFIHQMKLLSPFTRTNLSDKFGITSASPV